The Marivivens sp. LCG002 genome contains a region encoding:
- a CDS encoding DUF1992 domain-containing protein, which produces MTQSFDRLVERQIQKALAEGKLQGLEGEGKPLPDRSSEAFVDMATAVASRIMAEAGALPEEFKIKKLLEAAKQSYRDAQGDDAKRVAMALIADLQQRYNIAVEARRRFMGS; this is translated from the coding sequence ATGACCCAATCCTTTGACCGACTTGTCGAACGGCAAATTCAAAAGGCCCTTGCCGAGGGAAAACTCCAAGGCTTGGAGGGGGAAGGTAAGCCTCTACCTGATCGTTCGAGTGAGGCTTTTGTCGATATGGCGACCGCTGTCGCCTCTCGGATCATGGCCGAAGCGGGCGCTTTGCCAGAGGAATTCAAGATCAAGAAACTGCTTGAGGCGGCAAAGCAGAGTTACCGCGATGCCCAAGGGGATGACGCCAAACGTGTCGCCATGGCTCTGATCGCGGATTTGCAACAGCGATACAACATTGCGGTCGAAGCGCGGCGGCGCTTCATGGGGTCTTGA
- a CDS encoding TetR/AcrR family transcriptional regulator, translating to MAQEKLSRDAWLAAGFRSLAKDGPKAVQINNLAKELRATKGSFYWHFRDIGDYKEAMLDLWRTKVASEVVEDITAQSTHEAKLEALFSNATRPPPPDYGGRKIEPAMRAWALTDKDVAAALADLDALRLGFLKALFDDLGLEGKVLSELAYGAYIGLDDLQSKERIDSTNAFALLKSIVLAMAEKT from the coding sequence ATGGCGCAGGAAAAACTCTCGAGAGACGCATGGCTGGCCGCTGGGTTCAGGTCGCTTGCCAAAGACGGCCCAAAGGCGGTGCAAATCAACAACCTTGCCAAAGAGCTTAGGGCAACCAAGGGATCGTTCTATTGGCATTTCAGAGACATAGGCGATTATAAGGAGGCAATGCTTGACCTTTGGCGCACCAAGGTCGCCTCTGAGGTCGTGGAAGACATCACCGCCCAGAGCACGCACGAAGCAAAGCTTGAGGCTCTGTTTTCCAATGCGACCCGCCCCCCGCCGCCCGACTATGGCGGACGAAAGATAGAACCTGCGATGCGGGCTTGGGCATTGACGGATAAAGATGTCGCGGCGGCCTTGGCCGACCTCGACGCGCTTCGGTTGGGGTTTCTCAAAGCCCTTTTCGACGACCTCGGACTAGAGGGCAAAGTGCTCTCGGAACTGGCCTATGGCGCCTATATCGGCCTTGATGATCTCCAATCGAAGGAGCGCATCGACAGCACGAATGCCTTTGCGCTCCTCAAGTCGATTGTCCTCGCTATGGCCGAGAAGACATAG
- a CDS encoding FAD-binding domain-containing protein: MNTMIPTRAAGEEILAAFTPRMGRRYANGRNTDHGPGQHKAVSVLSPYIRRRLVLEEETVAAALAAHGPIDSEKFVQEVVWRGYFKGWLEHRPQVWASYLNGLEADLNAIELDRRLKRDVTRATEGQTGLPYFDAWASELVETGYLHNHARMWFASIWIFTLGLPWRVGADFFYRHLLDGDAASNTLGWRWVAGLHTRGKPYPATAQNIAAFTAGRFDPRQSDLAEVTQGLEATEPDGLPSLHPLRTPISPKTSQPTALLITDEDCRIEDFDLSAMDIRTTATLQSGLLRSPLPVSDLVLEFEKGALNDTATRLGITPVRLTATDPAALVRWAKEAGATQIVTPFITRGPLRDWLDQSERALVKEGIALCEWQRPWDKAIWPYATAGFFKVKQKIPQILERVGLSEAFS, from the coding sequence ATGAACACCATGATCCCGACCAGAGCCGCAGGCGAAGAGATCCTTGCTGCATTCACGCCCCGCATGGGGCGGCGCTATGCCAATGGACGCAACACGGATCATGGCCCCGGTCAGCACAAAGCCGTGTCGGTCCTCTCCCCTTATATCCGCCGCCGACTGGTGCTCGAAGAGGAAACCGTTGCCGCAGCGCTCGCGGCCCATGGCCCCATCGATTCCGAAAAATTCGTCCAGGAAGTCGTCTGGCGAGGATATTTCAAAGGATGGCTCGAACATCGCCCCCAAGTTTGGGCCAGCTATCTCAATGGCTTGGAGGCCGACCTGAATGCCATCGAGCTTGATCGCAGGCTCAAACGCGACGTGACCCGTGCGACGGAGGGACAAACCGGACTTCCCTATTTTGACGCTTGGGCAAGCGAGCTTGTCGAGACGGGGTATCTGCATAACCACGCCCGCATGTGGTTTGCTTCTATCTGGATTTTCACACTCGGACTTCCCTGGAGGGTCGGTGCGGATTTTTTCTATCGCCACCTTCTCGACGGCGACGCTGCCTCGAACACGCTTGGATGGCGGTGGGTTGCCGGCTTGCACACTCGTGGCAAGCCCTACCCCGCGACTGCGCAAAATATCGCAGCCTTCACCGCAGGACGTTTCGATCCGCGCCAGAGCGATCTGGCGGAGGTCACACAAGGCCTGGAAGCAACAGAACCCGACGGGCTTCCAAGCCTTCACCCCCTTCGAACACCCATTTCACCAAAGACAAGCCAGCCGACCGCTTTGCTGATCACCGACGAAGATTGCAGGATCGAGGATTTCGATCTTTCGGCTATGGATATCAGAACGACCGCCACGCTTCAGTCGGGTCTTTTGCGCTCGCCCCTGCCTGTCTCGGATCTCGTGCTTGAGTTCGAAAAAGGGGCACTCAACGACACTGCGACCCGTCTCGGGATCACGCCCGTCAGACTGACCGCGACCGATCCGGCCGCCCTCGTCCGTTGGGCCAAAGAGGCAGGCGCCACCCAAATCGTAACCCCCTTCATCACGCGTGGCCCGCTGCGCGACTGGTTGGACCAATCCGAGCGCGCCCTGGTCAAAGAAGGCATCGCGCTCTGCGAATGGCAGCGACCCTGGGACAAAGCGATCTGGCCCTATGCCACAGCAGGGTTCTTCAAGGTCAAACAGAAGATACCCCAGATTCTTGAAAGGGTGGGGTTGAGCGAGGCATTTTCCTGA
- a CDS encoding helix-turn-helix transcriptional regulator — protein MSRNAVFAGMGILLSSMAFFGFDVVSDISAHVLGGLSYTRSDLVHLVFEVLAVTGLGYAVVTLRAYHLLLRAEAEATKDTIQMLRGNFDEVLQNKFEDWGLTLAERDVTLLIIRGLSVAEIASARSTAQGTIKTQSTSIFRKIGVRSKTELMSVIIDEFLDGKPAS, from the coding sequence ATGAGCCGAAACGCCGTTTTTGCCGGCATGGGTATACTTTTGAGTTCAATGGCCTTCTTCGGGTTTGATGTCGTTTCCGACATCTCTGCACACGTTCTTGGGGGGCTATCCTACACGCGCTCGGACCTCGTCCATCTTGTGTTCGAAGTCCTGGCGGTGACGGGTTTGGGCTATGCCGTCGTCACACTCAGAGCCTATCACCTCCTGCTTCGGGCCGAGGCAGAGGCCACGAAAGACACCATCCAGATGTTGCGTGGAAACTTTGACGAGGTGCTGCAAAACAAGTTCGAGGATTGGGGTCTCACTCTTGCAGAGCGCGATGTGACCCTTTTGATCATTCGCGGGCTCAGCGTTGCCGAGATCGCTTCGGCGCGGAGCACCGCACAGGGAACCATCAAGACGCAATCGACCTCGATCTTCAGGAAGATCGGCGTCCGCTCGAAGACCGAACTTATGAGTGTGATCATCGACGAATTCCTCGACGGTAAGCCTGCTTCCTGA
- a CDS encoding D-alanyl-D-alanine carboxypeptidase family protein, translating to MSVIPALRTFAYAVVCVVAAGAALAQSFETPARAAYVFDQTTNTVLLDKNADEPLPPASMSKLMTVYMAFEAIASGRLDINEELTVSEHAMSYTGSSMFLRSGERVRVEDLLRGIIILSGNDASTVIAEALSPDGTEAGFARMMTERAKQLGMMNSTFANSNGWPAIGQRMSVRDLGILADRLISDFPTFYPLFSEQEFLFDGRVPSNSQNRNPILGLGLGADGLKTGHTMEAGYGLVGSAKQGDRRIIFVITGLESAAQRAEESSKIINWAFRQFAQKNVARAGTRLADASVWMGEAATVGLTVAEDVNLLVPALGGNDFDAQVVFDSPISAPVAAGQQLGELVITLEGLPETRVPLVAENAVANGGFGVKLSTAAKVILGKLLPEAEVEG from the coding sequence ATGTCCGTGATCCCTGCCCTTCGCACTTTTGCCTATGCCGTCGTTTGTGTCGTCGCCGCTGGCGCGGCCCTCGCCCAGTCTTTCGAGACGCCCGCTCGCGCGGCCTATGTCTTTGACCAGACGACGAACACCGTCCTTCTCGACAAGAACGCAGACGAGCCCTTGCCGCCCGCGTCGATGTCCAAACTCATGACGGTCTATATGGCATTCGAAGCGATCGCATCGGGGCGTCTGGACATCAACGAAGAGCTGACCGTCTCGGAACATGCCATGTCCTACACCGGATCGAGCATGTTCCTGCGCTCGGGCGAACGGGTTCGGGTCGAAGATCTCCTTCGCGGGATCATCATCCTTTCGGGCAATGACGCCAGCACGGTGATCGCAGAAGCTCTGTCGCCGGATGGAACCGAGGCCGGTTTTGCGCGCATGATGACCGAACGGGCAAAACAGCTCGGCATGATGAACTCGACTTTTGCAAACTCGAACGGCTGGCCTGCCATCGGGCAGCGCATGTCGGTCCGTGACCTTGGTATTCTGGCCGACCGACTGATTTCGGACTTCCCCACATTCTATCCGCTGTTTTCGGAGCAAGAGTTCCTGTTCGACGGTCGCGTGCCCTCGAACAGCCAGAACCGCAACCCGATCCTCGGTCTGGGACTGGGCGCTGACGGTCTCAAGACAGGACATACGATGGAAGCAGGCTACGGCCTTGTGGGATCGGCCAAACAAGGGGATCGCCGCATCATTTTCGTGATCACCGGCCTTGAAAGCGCCGCGCAACGGGCCGAAGAATCGAGCAAGATCATCAATTGGGCGTTTCGCCAGTTCGCCCAGAAGAACGTAGCTCGCGCCGGAACGCGTCTTGCTGATGCCAGCGTCTGGATGGGGGAAGCTGCAACCGTCGGGCTCACTGTCGCCGAAGACGTGAACCTTCTGGTCCCTGCATTGGGCGGCAACGACTTTGATGCCCAAGTGGTTTTCGATAGCCCGATTTCTGCGCCTGTTGCTGCGGGTCAGCAACTCGGCGAATTGGTTATCACGCTTGAAGGTCTGCCTGAAACCCGCGTCCCGCTAGTGGCGGAAAACGCAGTGGCGAACGGCGGCTTCGGTGTCAAACTCTCGACCGCGGCCAAGGTCATCCTCGGCAAGCTTCTGCCCGAGGCAGAGGTCGAAGGCTGA
- a CDS encoding TetR/AcrR family transcriptional regulator has protein sequence MPRAFETPPEPRKTPRQSRAIATCDAIVEAAARILEELPTTALNTNRIAERAGVSVGTLYQYFPDKETILVALIRRERKLLLDRLRAIPEGSPHPLAALIKVGIEHQFARPNLALALERIESTLALDAEAMRLAEATAQRSAELLADQFGHCDQTDFLTAVLISRALINAAAEGVLPQHDLAERVERAVLGYLNPRIEADRPQS, from the coding sequence TTGCCGCGCGCTTTTGAAACCCCGCCGGAGCCCCGTAAAACACCGCGTCAGAGCCGTGCGATTGCCACCTGTGACGCCATCGTGGAGGCTGCTGCTCGCATTTTGGAAGAGCTTCCAACGACAGCTCTTAACACCAACCGGATCGCTGAGCGTGCAGGCGTCAGCGTCGGAACGCTCTATCAATATTTCCCCGACAAAGAGACGATCCTTGTTGCTTTGATCCGTCGGGAACGGAAATTGCTGCTCGATCGCCTGCGCGCCATTCCCGAAGGGTCCCCGCATCCGCTCGCGGCGCTCATCAAGGTTGGGATCGAACACCAGTTCGCACGGCCGAACCTCGCGCTTGCGCTTGAAAGGATCGAGAGCACCTTGGCGCTCGACGCAGAAGCTATGCGCCTTGCCGAGGCAACCGCGCAGCGGTCGGCGGAGCTTCTTGCCGATCAGTTCGGACATTGCGACCAAACCGACTTTCTGACCGCAGTTCTGATCTCTCGTGCACTAATCAATGCTGCCGCCGAGGGGGTGCTCCCGCAGCATGACCTTGCGGAGCGTGTCGAGCGTGCTGTCCTCGGGTATCTGAACCCACGCATAGAAGCGGACCGACCACAAAGTTGA
- a CDS encoding SDR family NAD(P)-dependent oxidoreductase, with product MAGKAMKKASAMLEARPIIVTGASRGVGLELTRQLIASRQSVIGVARQRPEIHASDRFQFTPCDLADREAVMRLIHDLIELRPRGLINNAAIQTEKDWGSLSLEEIAAGFAAEIQVDLLAPMHLSYGLLNVIKHAEDGFICNINSALALAPKVSAPAYCAAKAALRNATVSLRGSTRGLPNLLVNETYLPLVDTDMTKGRGRGKISAEAAASAILNGLRRRQTETWVGQTRLLRLLWRLAPSRTSRLLLGA from the coding sequence ATGGCTGGCAAAGCTATGAAGAAAGCCTCCGCCATGCTTGAAGCCCGTCCCATTATCGTCACGGGAGCGAGCCGCGGTGTCGGCTTGGAACTGACCCGCCAACTGATCGCTTCGCGTCAGAGCGTTATCGGCGTCGCGAGGCAGCGTCCGGAAATTCACGCTTCGGACCGCTTCCAGTTCACCCCCTGTGATCTTGCGGACCGCGAAGCCGTCATGCGCTTGATCCATGATCTGATCGAGCTGCGCCCGCGCGGGCTCATCAACAACGCGGCCATCCAGACCGAGAAGGATTGGGGGTCCCTTTCACTCGAAGAAATAGCGGCGGGCTTTGCCGCCGAGATTCAAGTCGATCTCCTCGCTCCGATGCACCTGAGTTACGGCCTCCTAAACGTGATCAAACACGCCGAGGATGGTTTTATCTGCAATATCAACAGTGCCTTGGCCCTTGCTCCGAAAGTGTCTGCGCCTGCTTATTGCGCGGCAAAAGCCGCACTCAGGAATGCAACAGTGTCGCTTCGCGGCTCCACGCGCGGTTTGCCCAATTTATTGGTGAACGAAACATATTTGCCGTTGGTCGACACCGACATGACCAAAGGCAGAGGACGCGGCAAGATTTCGGCTGAAGCTGCCGCCAGTGCGATCCTAAATGGCCTCAGAAGAAGACAGACCGAAACGTGGGTCGGTCAAACCCGTCTGTTGCGGCTCCTTTGGCGGCTCGCGCCGTCTCGGACAAGTCGACTTCTTCTTGGTGCATAG
- a CDS encoding sodium-dependent bicarbonate transport family permease: protein MDLSLASLASNLLAPTILFFVLGLIAAIARSDLSIPAGAAKIMSIYLLMAIGFKGGAAVAKSGIDAQLIASLFAGIVLSFVLPFAAYGLLRLMTRLDGLNAAAVAGHYGSISIVTFVTAVSLLEARGIASEGYLVAVAAVMEVPAIISALWIAARMGGVSVVDSSLWRHILGNGSIVLLIGSFSIGAITGEKGLADMHPFIVVPFTGVLAVFLLDMGLSAGRSLMANRKDITSGLLAFGCAMPMVGSLLGLAAAALVGLSTGGTFLLMVLSASASYIAVPAAIRLALPQAKSGIYLTLALGVTFPFNLTFGMPLYYLLASWV from the coding sequence ATGGATCTCTCGCTTGCTTCGCTCGCGTCCAACCTGCTTGCGCCCACCATCTTGTTTTTCGTTCTCGGCCTGATTGCCGCCATTGCACGCAGCGACCTTTCGATCCCTGCGGGTGCAGCCAAGATTATGTCGATCTATCTTCTCATGGCGATCGGGTTCAAAGGTGGCGCCGCGGTCGCCAAAAGCGGGATCGACGCCCAACTTATCGCCTCGCTCTTTGCAGGGATAGTGCTTTCGTTTGTTCTGCCCTTTGCGGCCTATGGACTGTTGAGGCTCATGACGCGGCTTGACGGTTTGAATGCAGCCGCTGTCGCGGGGCACTATGGATCGATCTCGATTGTGACCTTCGTCACCGCTGTGAGCCTCCTTGAAGCACGGGGGATTGCGTCCGAAGGCTATCTCGTGGCCGTTGCTGCGGTTATGGAGGTTCCCGCGATCATCTCGGCGCTTTGGATTGCGGCACGGATGGGCGGTGTCTCGGTTGTTGATAGCTCGCTTTGGCGGCACATCCTCGGCAACGGGTCCATCGTCTTGCTGATCGGGTCGTTCAGCATCGGTGCGATCACGGGTGAAAAGGGTCTAGCAGACATGCATCCCTTTATCGTCGTGCCCTTTACCGGTGTTCTTGCGGTGTTTCTTCTGGATATGGGGCTTTCGGCCGGTCGGAGCCTGATGGCGAACCGCAAGGACATTACGAGCGGTTTGCTGGCGTTTGGCTGCGCTATGCCGATGGTTGGGAGCCTTTTGGGTCTTGCGGCGGCGGCGCTCGTCGGGCTATCGACGGGTGGCACGTTCCTCCTGATGGTGCTCAGTGCCTCGGCATCCTATATCGCCGTGCCTGCCGCGATCCGCCTTGCTCTTCCGCAAGCGAAATCAGGGATATATCTGACGCTCGCCTTGGGCGTGACCTTTCCCTTCAACCTGACCTTTGGCATGCCGCTATATTATTTGCTGGCAAGTTGGGTCTGA
- a CDS encoding LysR family transcriptional regulator: protein MIDKLEMFIALAKEGHFGRAAERLNIAQPTLSAGIKQLEAQLGVQLVHRGSRFGGLTPEGQTALIWAKRIVDDARQLRDRMKLSQQGLSGEVRLAVIPTAQTWAGRLCSSFAQRHPNVRFTILSRNSREILQMLEDFEADAGISYLENEPLGRVDTAELYQEKYILVCARRSPFAAKAKINWSELEGQNLALLTPDMQNRRIINQLFAQNGVTPKTSIESNSIIALVSSVASGHCMTVLPKDVASFLSADKDLSLVEIDGQSRLQKVGLILPHSDPRTPVLSALLAEAKRLPVAN from the coding sequence GTGATCGACAAGCTGGAAATGTTCATCGCTCTTGCCAAAGAAGGCCATTTCGGTCGCGCGGCCGAGCGGTTGAATATTGCACAACCAACCCTCTCGGCTGGGATCAAGCAACTTGAAGCGCAACTCGGTGTGCAGCTCGTCCATCGCGGCTCGCGTTTCGGCGGGTTGACGCCCGAGGGACAAACCGCCCTGATATGGGCCAAGCGTATTGTCGATGATGCACGCCAATTGCGCGATCGCATGAAGCTCAGCCAGCAGGGCCTGTCGGGAGAGGTGCGATTGGCCGTGATCCCGACCGCGCAAACCTGGGCGGGGCGGCTTTGCTCGTCCTTTGCCCAGCGTCATCCGAATGTCAGGTTCACCATTTTGTCTCGCAATTCACGCGAAATCCTCCAGATGCTCGAAGATTTCGAGGCGGACGCAGGGATCTCCTATCTTGAAAACGAGCCGCTTGGGCGTGTGGATACTGCGGAGTTATATCAAGAGAAATATATTCTGGTGTGCGCGCGTCGGTCCCCATTCGCGGCGAAGGCCAAGATCAATTGGTCCGAACTGGAAGGCCAGAACCTCGCACTTTTGACGCCCGATATGCAGAACCGCAGGATCATAAACCAGCTTTTCGCTCAGAACGGCGTGACGCCTAAGACATCGATCGAGTCCAATTCCATCATCGCTTTGGTCTCAAGTGTGGCGTCGGGGCATTGCATGACCGTCCTGCCGAAAGATGTCGCGAGCTTTCTATCTGCGGATAAGGATCTTTCGCTGGTCGAAATTGATGGCCAATCGCGCCTCCAGAAGGTCGGTTTGATCTTGCCCCATAGCGACCCACGCACGCCTGTTCTTTCGGCTCTCTTGGCCGAGGCAAAACGTCTTCCTGTCGCGAATTGA
- a CDS encoding darcynin family protein, with translation MSVFLLVQARPSWLALSREDRRTLGAQAMPTVAEVHVRQFDCEAFSAFCSDIWMLSVPSPRRLHAVIERLRDTPLFAEPYFDLVAILPSIENGWQSYEESLRHA, from the coding sequence TTGAGCGTTTTTCTACTTGTCCAAGCTCGCCCTTCTTGGCTGGCTTTGTCCCGCGAGGATCGCCGCACACTTGGTGCTCAAGCGATGCCCACGGTGGCAGAGGTCCATGTAAGACAATTCGACTGCGAAGCGTTCAGCGCGTTTTGTTCGGACATCTGGATGCTCTCGGTGCCATCCCCCCGCAGACTTCATGCGGTGATCGAGCGGCTTCGGGACACGCCGCTCTTTGCCGAACCTTACTTTGACCTCGTGGCCATCCTTCCCTCGATCGAGAATGGCTGGCAAAGCTATGAAGAAAGCCTCCGCCATGCTTGA
- a CDS encoding SPOR domain-containing protein: protein MTSKLSQLLKTTAVPAVALFVLAGCQGGGLPFGQSDATPSDAPAQSVQLVERDIEAPEVFQVTEKGLWDGRPSLGGVWVAHPDVLDPERVIIRNQSNGKFVIGALFRRERENPGPALQVSSDAAAALEMLAGAPVELQVVALRREEVTETANSAVVDFEAPTEVTSTALDPVAGAAAAIDAAESVQTSAIDAPPVVAAPVAQPASSTLTKPYIQLGIFSVEENATRTADQMRSAGIVPTVKEQSSQGRAFWRVIVGPASTETERADLLAKVKGMGFADAYAVTN, encoded by the coding sequence ATGACGAGCAAACTGTCCCAACTTCTCAAAACCACGGCAGTCCCTGCTGTTGCACTCTTTGTGCTGGCGGGATGCCAGGGTGGCGGACTTCCCTTTGGCCAAAGCGATGCGACGCCAAGCGATGCACCCGCGCAATCGGTGCAACTGGTAGAGCGTGACATCGAGGCTCCCGAAGTCTTTCAAGTGACCGAAAAAGGCCTTTGGGACGGTCGTCCGTCTCTCGGCGGTGTTTGGGTTGCGCACCCCGATGTGCTCGACCCCGAGCGCGTGATCATCCGCAACCAGTCCAACGGCAAATTCGTGATCGGTGCGCTCTTCCGCCGCGAACGTGAAAACCCCGGCCCCGCACTTCAGGTGTCGTCGGATGCGGCTGCCGCGCTCGAGATGCTTGCCGGTGCGCCTGTTGAGCTTCAAGTCGTCGCTTTGCGCCGCGAAGAAGTGACCGAAACGGCGAATTCGGCGGTTGTCGATTTCGAAGCCCCGACCGAAGTGACCTCGACCGCACTCGATCCGGTTGCAGGCGCTGCCGCTGCGATTGACGCCGCCGAAAGCGTTCAAACGAGCGCAATCGATGCTCCGCCCGTTGTGGCTGCGCCCGTTGCACAGCCTGCCAGCAGCACGCTGACCAAACCCTATATCCAGCTTGGCATTTTCAGCGTCGAGGAAAACGCGACCCGCACAGCCGACCAGATGCGCAGCGCGGGCATCGTTCCGACGGTCAAGGAGCAATCGAGCCAAGGCCGCGCCTTCTGGCGCGTGATCGTCGGCCCCGCCTCGACCGAAACCGAGCGCGCCGATCTCTTGGCCAAGGTCAAGGGCATGGGCTTTGCCGATGCCTATGCGGTGACGAACTAA
- a CDS encoding hydrogen peroxide-inducible genes activator, giving the protein MRPTLRQLEYIVAVAETGQIGLAAAQLNVSQPSLSAQLAEVEADLDTTLFIRGRAGAKITPVGEEIVRRARQILHELQDLRAAARGGGIFQGRLRLGVLPSIGPYLLPGVVRRLHEEHPSFRLIVREESTRDLDEGLRSGRLDMIISTPEDHPGSRIAPLFTERLWVALSLDHPLLRLGRPLALGDLKGQTLLTLGSTHRLSHIVAGLAARAGGRVSDEYEGTSLDAIRLMAATGAGIAVLPSIYAATEMRRNPDVSLHALEDPAATRDIALIQPPLPEPRPGSEVLADILRREAQDLLRHG; this is encoded by the coding sequence ATGCGCCCCACCCTTCGCCAGCTTGAGTATATCGTTGCCGTCGCCGAAACCGGCCAGATCGGGCTCGCTGCTGCGCAACTCAACGTCAGCCAACCCAGCCTTTCGGCACAGTTGGCCGAGGTCGAGGCGGACCTTGACACAACCCTTTTCATTCGCGGACGCGCGGGGGCCAAAATCACGCCCGTCGGCGAAGAGATCGTGCGGCGCGCGCGGCAAATTCTTCATGAACTCCAAGACTTGCGGGCTGCGGCGCGCGGCGGAGGCATCTTTCAAGGTCGCTTGCGGCTTGGGGTTTTGCCGTCGATAGGTCCCTATCTCCTCCCTGGTGTTGTGCGGCGATTGCACGAGGAACACCCAAGTTTCCGACTTATCGTTCGCGAAGAGAGCACCCGTGATCTTGACGAAGGATTGCGGAGCGGCAGGCTCGACATGATCATCTCGACCCCCGAAGACCATCCCGGATCGCGGATCGCGCCGCTCTTTACCGAGCGGCTTTGGGTTGCGCTTTCACTAGACCATCCGCTCTTGCGACTTGGGCGCCCCCTCGCCTTGGGAGACCTCAAAGGGCAAACTCTCCTCACCCTTGGATCGACCCACCGCCTTTCGCATATTGTGGCGGGACTTGCCGCGCGTGCTGGCGGCCGCGTCTCTGACGAATACGAAGGAACGAGTCTCGATGCCATCCGCCTGATGGCCGCGACAGGCGCTGGGATCGCAGTGCTCCCCAGCATATATGCAGCCACCGAAATGCGTCGCAATCCTGATGTGAGCCTCCATGCGCTCGAAGACCCTGCCGCAACCCGAGACATTGCCCTGATCCAACCCCCACTTCCCGAACCACGCCCCGGAAGCGAGGTGCTCGCCGATATTCTTAGGCGCGAGGCGCAGGATTTATTGCGGCACGGATAA
- a CDS encoding FAD-dependent oxidoreductase, producing the protein MGNFRVRRNLLKGLGAVGALAPFSHGLSAKEKQSIVIIGAGLAGLSAARSLQDEGHDVTLLEARSRIGGRIHTSRLWPKLPLDMGASWIHGSRGNPITELAREASAKVVATSYEAAILLGQKGGEIRPDMHSAELILSNALKATERLDGDISVRAALEASPAWKAASQDVKRLVDYLINSTLEQEYGSPAHQLSAWYGQEAEVFSGEDMLFPNGYDQITTHLAKGLDIRLSAEVSDIAAGSVRLSDGTTIAAQKVICTLPLGVLQSGRVRFADPLAPEREAAIQGLRMGLLNKCWLRFERVHWPDDVDWIGWLGPEGGYWGEWVSLTRSLGAPVLLGFNAADAASDIEGLDDRATIAAAWEALRAMFGTGFPAPIAAQVSRWGQDPYSLGSYSFNAVGIGPDTRRNLAGVDWDGQICFAGEATSAEYFGTAHGALLSGRDAARAIMAEH; encoded by the coding sequence ATGGGCAACTTCAGGGTCAGGCGCAATCTGCTCAAAGGTCTTGGAGCCGTTGGCGCTTTGGCCCCTTTTTCCCATGGTCTTTCCGCCAAAGAAAAGCAAAGCATCGTGATCATTGGCGCGGGACTTGCCGGATTGTCAGCCGCGCGCAGCCTGCAAGATGAGGGTCACGACGTCACCCTTCTCGAAGCACGTTCGCGGATCGGAGGGCGCATCCACACTTCGCGGCTTTGGCCCAAGTTGCCCCTCGATATGGGCGCGAGCTGGATTCATGGCAGCCGTGGAAATCCGATAACCGAGCTCGCGCGCGAAGCTAGCGCCAAGGTCGTCGCCACGAGCTACGAGGCTGCAATCCTCTTGGGTCAGAAAGGAGGGGAAATCCGCCCCGATATGCATTCCGCTGAACTAATCCTAAGTAACGCGCTCAAGGCGACAGAACGTCTGGACGGCGATATATCCGTGCGAGCGGCGCTCGAAGCCTCTCCCGCTTGGAAAGCCGCCTCACAGGATGTGAAGCGTCTCGTAGACTATCTTATCAACAGCACGCTGGAACAGGAATACGGAAGCCCTGCGCATCAATTGTCTGCGTGGTATGGCCAAGAGGCCGAGGTCTTCAGCGGCGAGGACATGCTCTTTCCAAACGGATATGACCAGATCACAACCCATCTGGCCAAAGGGCTCGATATTCGCCTCTCGGCGGAGGTGTCCGATATTGCGGCAGGATCGGTTCGGCTGAGCGATGGAACAACAATCGCCGCTCAAAAGGTGATCTGCACGCTCCCACTCGGCGTCCTGCAATCGGGACGGGTTCGCTTTGCCGACCCTTTGGCGCCCGAGCGGGAGGCGGCAATCCAAGGGTTGCGGATGGGCCTGCTAAACAAATGCTGGCTCCGGTTCGAGCGTGTGCATTGGCCTGACGATGTGGACTGGATCGGTTGGCTCGGCCCTGAAGGCGGGTATTGGGGCGAATGGGTCTCGCTCACCCGATCTCTCGGGGCACCCGTGCTCCTCGGCTTCAATGCCGCCGATGCCGCTTCGGACATCGAAGGATTGGATGATCGCGCGACCATCGCCGCCGCATGGGAAGCACTGCGCGCCATGTTCGGAACAGGCTTCCCCGCCCCGATCGCCGCGCAGGTCTCGCGCTGGGGACAAGACCCCTATTCACTCGGGAGCTATAGCTTCAATGCTGTCGGCATAGGGCCTGATACCCGCCGCAATTTGGCAGGAGTGGACTGGGACGGACAGATTTGTTTTGCGGGCGAGGCCACCTCTGCCGAATATTTTGGAACGGCACATGGCGCGCTTCTTTCGGGGCGCGACGCAGCACGGGCGATCATGGCCGAGCACTAA